A genomic region of Barnesiella viscericola DSM 18177 contains the following coding sequences:
- a CDS encoding helix-turn-helix domain-containing protein, translating into MATEQITFDTLPQAVAYLTEQMEQIREMVAALQPQTSSDKHRFIEIDEACKITRKAKPTIYTLARKGLIPAYKRGKKLYFYEDELLQWIESGRKQVQSMSLQEQVAEIVHGAKRKPKSGYNF; encoded by the coding sequence ATGGCAACCGAACAAATCACTTTTGATACGCTGCCGCAGGCGGTAGCGTATCTCACAGAACAGATGGAGCAAATCCGGGAAATGGTAGCGGCACTGCAACCGCAGACTTCTTCCGACAAGCATCGTTTTATTGAAATTGACGAAGCCTGCAAAATCACACGAAAGGCAAAGCCCACCATTTACACACTAGCCCGTAAAGGATTGATTCCTGCTTACAAACGAGGCAAGAAACTTTACTTTTATGAAGACGAACTGCTGCAATGGATTGAATCCGGACGCAAGCAAGTACAGTCTATGTCGCTCCAGGAACAGGTAGCGGAGATTGTACATGGAGCAAAGCGCAAACCCAAGAGCGGTTATAATTTTTGA
- a CDS encoding response regulator: MGKILILGNSDNINWKNGLSNAICIQMPALSLGEDGESKLCQFVIDNVSDDIIACALDVDSIYSPELCLAFAMTLRLSIFELKGAALMPVLFVSNATQDLFYGYKYSPIILTRSIAVEIPDRAVAALSVMEPLNSVEYKTLFLDLIKVLPNATEGRHSLANQWGADVLHRIVLGPSTDNSLIQKARRSLYFRYILSLTLKVDDIEALAKGHDTIKSFERMAPIDAEGKKILLIDDEADKGWEDVLCRLLKGATFKTISEQTQDYKSLSDNARNEIERGNYDLIFLDLRMNGVSEESVLNPEDFSGMKILRAIKSLNKGTQVIMFTASNKAWNMKALLDSGADGYYIKESPEYVFPHSYSMSNACELLDSIKRCLNNGYLRDIFRKVKKIKELIEENKYFYVDKENDKTQEILSSIDIAFDLLSKSNNNSEYRSYAYLQLFLVIEEYVKLSSVFCEMYDSLYLCRDNNAQYCILKDKEVKGKSFSYNSVITMKSGTGHFVLEKGIYESRFLETNFLVSSLLIFKFSEENSSVYQWTKIYKVRNYAAHPKDAIITEEDFHRILTFMLYFFDPQNVKWRDPLQAFPRLSMADQLEQLKNKFNRR, from the coding sequence ATGGGAAAAATATTAATTCTTGGGAATAGCGATAATATCAATTGGAAAAATGGCTTATCCAATGCCATATGTATTCAAATGCCAGCACTTTCTTTAGGTGAAGATGGAGAAAGTAAGCTTTGTCAGTTTGTCATAGACAACGTTTCCGACGATATAATCGCATGTGCATTAGATGTTGACAGTATTTATAGTCCTGAATTGTGTTTGGCATTCGCTATGACTCTTCGACTTTCTATTTTTGAATTGAAGGGCGCTGCATTGATGCCTGTTCTATTTGTCTCAAATGCCACTCAAGACCTTTTCTATGGTTATAAATATTCTCCAATTATCTTAACTAGAAGCATTGCAGTTGAAATACCGGATAGAGCTGTTGCTGCATTGAGTGTGATGGAACCACTAAATTCTGTTGAATATAAGACCTTATTCCTTGATTTAATTAAGGTTCTTCCTAATGCCACAGAAGGAAGGCACTCGCTTGCAAATCAATGGGGAGCAGATGTCCTTCATAGAATTGTTTTAGGTCCCTCCACAGATAATTCCCTCATACAAAAGGCACGACGTTCGCTCTATTTTAGATATATATTATCTTTGACTTTGAAGGTTGATGATATTGAAGCCTTGGCAAAAGGACATGATACGATTAAATCTTTTGAAAGAATGGCTCCTATTGATGCTGAGGGGAAAAAAATCCTTTTGATTGATGATGAGGCAGACAAAGGATGGGAAGATGTCCTATGTCGTTTATTAAAGGGTGCAACTTTTAAAACTATCAGTGAACAGACTCAAGATTATAAGAGCCTTTCAGACAATGCTCGTAATGAAATAGAAAGAGGAAATTATGATTTAATTTTTCTTGACCTTCGCATGAATGGAGTCTCCGAGGAAAGTGTTTTGAATCCAGAAGATTTCTCTGGAATGAAAATACTGAGGGCTATTAAGAGTCTGAACAAAGGAACACAAGTTATCATGTTTACAGCATCAAATAAAGCATGGAATATGAAGGCGTTACTAGATTCAGGAGCTGATGGCTATTACATAAAGGAATCACCAGAGTATGTATTCCCGCATTCTTATTCAATGAGCAATGCTTGTGAACTTTTAGACTCAATAAAGAGATGCTTAAATAATGGGTATCTACGTGATATTTTTAGAAAAGTAAAAAAAATCAAAGAGCTTATTGAAGAAAACAAATATTTCTATGTCGATAAAGAGAATGATAAAACTCAAGAAATACTAAGTAGCATTGATATTGCATTTGACTTACTTTCTAAAAGCAACAACAATTCGGAGTATAGATCATATGCATATCTGCAACTTTTTTTAGTAATAGAAGAATATGTAAAATTGTCTTCTGTTTTTTGTGAAATGTATGATTCTCTTTATTTATGTAGGGATAATAATGCACAATATTGCATACTGAAAGATAAAGAAGTTAAGGGAAAATCGTTTAGCTACAATTCTGTTATAACAATGAAGAGTGGTACTGGACATTTTGTTTTAGAAAAAGGTATTTATGAAAGTCGTTTTCTTGAAACAAATTTCCTAGTTTCTTCATTGCTTATATTTAAATTCAGTGAGGAAAATTCGTCAGTTTATCAATGGACAAAGATTTATAAGGTACGTAATTATGCTGCACATCCTAAAGATGCAATTATTACAGAAGAAGATTTTCATCGTATACTTACGTTTATGCTGTACTTCTTTGACCCTCAAAATGTAAAATGGAGAGATCCATTGCAGGCATTTCCCCGTTTGAGCATGGCAGATCAACTTGAACAACTAAAAAATAAGTTTAATAGGCGATAG
- a CDS encoding helix-turn-helix domain-containing protein, translated as MTKSTMGTKLPRKLGQKMQIVGEQIRLARLRRNLSIAQVAERATCSSLTVSRIEKGAPTVAIGIYLRVLYAFQLGDDILLLAKEDAMGKALQYLSLKKRERASKK; from the coding sequence ATGACAAAAAGTACGATGGGTACTAAGCTGCCAAGAAAGCTGGGACAGAAGATGCAAATTGTGGGTGAGCAAATCAGACTTGCACGATTGCGTAGAAATCTCAGTATCGCTCAGGTAGCCGAACGTGCTACTTGTTCGTCCCTTACGGTTTCACGTATCGAGAAAGGTGCACCGACAGTGGCAATTGGTATTTATCTTAGGGTGCTTTATGCGTTTCAACTGGGTGATGATATTCTTCTGCTTGCAAAGGAAGATGCAATGGGAAAGGCCTTGCAGTATTTGAGTCTCAAGAAACGTGAAAGGGCATCCAAGAAATAA
- a CDS encoding reverse transcriptase family protein, with product MEKNVIIKRASNLETKEDLLLLLNDIVKDELGKDDAFSFSMKQLMYYCNPNNVRGRYSHFSIPKKSGGCRNIAVPSRGLGNLLHYVNIMLKAIYQPSDYAMGFVEGRCVVDNAMRHVGQNYIFNTDLENFFPSIEQPRVWKRFQLSPFNFKRPIANILAGLCCIKEKNDDGSFIYVVPQGAPTSPLITNSICDVLDRRLNGLARRFNLHYSRYADDITFSSMHNVYKVGGDFRTELKRIVEDQHFRMKESKTRLQKIGERQEVTGLIVSSKVNTSAAYVAEIRNLLHIWEKYGYNEVYKRFYPKYKADKGYIKKGEPLLENVLYGKLQYLKMVKGYKDSVYAALQARYDRLTSPINASSEQKYDYLRSFTLAEFEEIVGNQIRYSLSKNGNLYGRVNLNDNDIIVSITNAAKVQLVKNKIITDESMIASVKTSKSTIPANSRPGLYVVLTAKNGKSLFWMMTYYDPTVTDIDLSSVSVSELVDIWEQEGINAAIEAYENGILFKQDNKSFEKLKGGKQKFYRPSSF from the coding sequence ATGGAAAAGAATGTAATCATAAAAAGAGCATCAAATCTTGAAACTAAGGAAGATCTTTTGCTGTTACTTAACGACATCGTTAAAGATGAGTTAGGTAAAGATGATGCGTTCTCTTTTTCCATGAAGCAACTCATGTATTATTGTAATCCAAACAATGTACGTGGGCGTTACAGCCATTTTTCTATTCCAAAGAAATCTGGAGGATGTCGGAATATAGCAGTGCCTTCTCGTGGGCTTGGGAATTTATTACACTATGTAAATATTATGCTGAAAGCTATTTACCAGCCTTCAGACTATGCTATGGGCTTTGTCGAAGGACGATGTGTAGTGGATAATGCGATGCGCCATGTTGGACAAAATTATATATTTAATACAGATCTTGAAAATTTTTTCCCAAGTATTGAACAGCCTAGGGTTTGGAAGAGATTTCAACTCAGTCCATTTAACTTTAAGCGTCCAATTGCAAATATTTTAGCAGGTCTTTGTTGTATAAAAGAAAAGAATGATGATGGTTCTTTTATATATGTCGTACCCCAAGGAGCTCCAACTTCTCCGCTTATCACAAATTCAATTTGCGATGTACTTGATCGTAGATTAAATGGCCTTGCACGTCGTTTTAATCTTCACTATTCTCGTTATGCAGATGATATTACCTTCAGTTCTATGCATAACGTGTATAAAGTAGGCGGAGATTTTAGAACTGAACTAAAGCGTATTGTTGAAGATCAGCACTTTCGCATGAAAGAATCCAAAACACGTCTTCAAAAGATTGGTGAACGACAAGAAGTTACAGGCTTAATCGTCAGTAGTAAGGTAAACACGAGTGCTGCATATGTTGCAGAAATTCGTAATCTTCTGCATATTTGGGAGAAATATGGTTATAATGAAGTGTATAAACGATTCTACCCAAAATATAAAGCAGATAAAGGTTATATAAAGAAAGGTGAACCTCTGCTGGAAAACGTTTTATATGGAAAGCTTCAGTATCTGAAGATGGTTAAAGGATACAAGGATTCTGTTTATGCTGCACTTCAAGCAAGATATGATAGATTAACAAGTCCTATCAATGCTTCTTCTGAACAAAAATATGATTATCTTCGTTCATTTACTCTCGCTGAATTTGAAGAAATAGTTGGTAATCAAATAAGATATTCACTTTCTAAGAATGGTAATCTTTATGGCAGGGTAAATTTAAATGATAATGATATCATTGTAAGCATTACCAATGCAGCCAAGGTACAATTAGTAAAAAATAAAATTATCACAGATGAGTCTATGATTGCAAGTGTAAAAACTTCTAAGAGTACAATCCCTGCTAATTCCAGACCTGGTTTATATGTAGTTTTGACTGCCAAGAATGGGAAGTCTCTGTTTTGGATGATGACCTACTATGATCCTACAGTTACAGATATAGATTTAAGCAGTGTATCTGTTTCTGAATTAGTGGATATTTGGGAACAAGAAGGAATCAATGCTGCTATTGAAGCATATGAGAATGGAATCCTATTCAAACAAGACAACAAATCATTTGAAAAGCTTAAAGGGGGAAAACAAAAATTTTATCGTCCAAGTTCCTTCTAA
- a CDS encoding DUF4121 family protein has translation MLQKAKKKYTVETLKPLNVQYDHEHWLTQQDVDMANNYVELIERTRSEKTPQVGDRLIYVDRYGRYYGNALIEKREETSGLISICEEPYIPFVWEEYDGIGLSVSGGAFHHIDPRQLTFVRWTEGAFKNWGNCGACANGAVAFTARVPLWSYSEPDPLYGNFTTETWRQYYLTKDTSPDARNLYQGFDKAFRTEEEFQQFLKDYEGTVFKGNWENQIVLWCFRHENRFLPQNEWDKIDAPAVERRLNFHPEQVKLVKDMDSHITYCYRIKPENDNL, from the coding sequence ATGTTACAGAAAGCGAAGAAAAAGTACACGGTGGAAACACTCAAGCCATTGAATGTGCAGTACGATCACGAACACTGGCTGACACAGCAGGACGTGGATATGGCCAATAACTATGTGGAACTGATAGAGAGGACACGCTCAGAAAAGACTCCGCAGGTCGGAGACAGGCTCATCTATGTGGACCGATACGGAAGGTATTACGGCAACGCCCTCATCGAGAAACGGGAGGAAACGAGCGGACTAATCTCCATCTGCGAAGAGCCCTATATTCCCTTTGTCTGGGAAGAATATGACGGTATAGGACTGAGCGTCAGCGGAGGGGCCTTCCACCATATTGACCCCAGACAGTTGACATTCGTCAGATGGACGGAAGGAGCATTCAAGAACTGGGGAAACTGCGGGGCGTGTGCCAACGGTGCCGTCGCATTCACGGCAAGAGTTCCGTTGTGGTCCTATTCCGAACCTGACCCGCTCTATGGCAATTTCACCACGGAGACATGGAGACAGTACTATCTGACCAAGGATACAAGTCCGGACGCGCGCAACCTGTACCAGGGCTTCGACAAGGCTTTCAGGACGGAAGAGGAGTTCCAGCAGTTCCTGAAGGACTACGAAGGAACCGTGTTCAAGGGTAACTGGGAAAACCAGATCGTACTCTGGTGTTTCCGCCATGAAAACCGGTTCCTGCCGCAGAATGAGTGGGACAAGATAGACGCTCCGGCCGTGGAACGACGTCTCAATTTCCATCCCGAGCAGGTGAAACTGGTCAAGGACATGGACAGCCACATCACCTACTGTTACCGCATCAAACCCGAGAATGACAATCTCTAA
- a CDS encoding HNH endonuclease encodes MKKLGRIIISVSELMENLSQIDAYLSDDNEEYYSNVRKLIGNGIDFVVYKSGENNHFAPSRFIGYLHNDLITHFIKNNGKHGSRTTHAINKILGYTCEYDRNIDKEYLVFCKKYGIIPRKMIKRKRKFWILDNDSNTKYENEYYEGTKQQVLVNKYERNPRARKMCIQKYGCICNICQFDFQKQYGELGKDFIHVHHIIPISENKGRSYKVDYENDLIPVCPNCHAMLHRSNISIEALKDAVRKNRRNLH; translated from the coding sequence ATGAAAAAATTAGGGCGAATTATTATTAGTGTCTCTGAATTAATGGAGAATCTGAGTCAAATCGATGCTTATTTATCTGACGATAATGAGGAATATTATAGCAATGTCAGAAAATTAATTGGTAATGGAATTGATTTTGTCGTATATAAGTCCGGAGAAAATAATCATTTTGCACCTAGTCGATTTATTGGGTATTTACATAATGACTTGATAACTCATTTTATAAAGAATAATGGTAAACATGGTAGTAGAACGACTCATGCTATAAATAAAATACTCGGTTATACTTGTGAATACGATAGAAACATAGATAAAGAATATCTCGTTTTCTGCAAAAAATATGGTATTATACCTCGGAAAATGATAAAGAGAAAAAGAAAATTTTGGATCCTTGATAATGATAGTAACACAAAATATGAGAATGAATATTATGAAGGCACAAAACAACAAGTTTTGGTGAATAAATATGAACGAAATCCGAGAGCCAGAAAAATGTGTATACAGAAATATGGATGTATCTGTAATATTTGTCAGTTTGATTTTCAAAAGCAATATGGAGAATTAGGCAAGGATTTTATTCATGTTCATCATATAATTCCCATCTCTGAAAATAAAGGAAGAAGTTATAAGGTAGATTATGAGAATGATCTCATACCTGTTTGCCCCAATTGTCATGCAATGTTGCATAGGAGTAACATATCAATAGAAGCATTAAAAGATGCGGTTAGGAAGAATAGACGGAATCTACACTAA
- a CDS encoding P-loop ATPase, Sll1717 family, with protein MAELYSHLGFIRNPFSTYSAEEECEFLDDIYIKPKFFHTLQSDIANGHSRFILGARGVGKTALISQLKTNLEKDNIFSIIIDNFDGIPKDNNNTEFIRLIIEYLVKYYCIELGNCPKRIRSLNRVQKEKLSFFISEFFVTISSLEYTRLNNRTNIYHKTNCIKQIYNRFFNKPINYSISGCMEIASDFIRSHLGLPKVDKEIYYKNYLPECEIKQSKQREIPLNYRAYKSILSDFAEIIQKSGYKNVVIFFDKIDEFPQLNNNISLVANFLESLFKDTTILMDCHYSIVFSIWDAIKPELTNKGVRFDKIKPIDITWSNEEIKRIVEKRISYFSRGRIVLDSLIRNQNKIDDLINLSNHSPRYVFRLFSYIYDCQSDKDDMAQAFESCIIDKGVLLFCQNFDYYAIYPRSMGKVDVITNINRLLKIGKTIIKTNDYVSTYKVSTPTAISYIRIALNYNLIKELPETDKGAKQYTINDPVISHLIEAGITELRK; from the coding sequence ATGGCAGAGTTGTACAGTCATCTTGGGTTTATCCGTAATCCGTTTTCGACATATTCAGCAGAAGAAGAATGTGAGTTTCTTGATGATATATATATTAAACCAAAATTCTTTCATACTCTTCAATCTGATATAGCCAATGGGCACAGCCGATTTATTTTAGGGGCAAGAGGTGTTGGAAAAACAGCTTTGATATCTCAATTGAAGACAAATTTAGAAAAAGACAATATCTTTTCTATAATCATTGATAATTTTGATGGTATCCCAAAGGACAATAATAATACAGAGTTTATTAGACTTATTATTGAATATTTAGTAAAGTATTATTGTATTGAGCTTGGAAATTGTCCGAAGAGAATACGTAGTTTAAATCGAGTACAAAAAGAAAAGTTATCATTCTTCATAAGTGAATTTTTTGTTACAATCAGTTCTTTGGAATATACACGGTTAAATAATAGAACCAATATTTATCATAAGACTAATTGTATTAAACAGATTTATAATAGATTTTTTAATAAACCTATAAATTATTCTATATCGGGATGTATGGAGATTGCTTCAGATTTTATTAGGAGCCATCTTGGATTACCCAAGGTTGATAAAGAAATATATTATAAAAATTATTTGCCAGAGTGTGAAATAAAACAATCTAAGCAAAGAGAAATACCATTAAATTATAGGGCTTATAAATCTATTTTATCAGATTTTGCGGAAATTATACAAAAATCTGGATACAAGAATGTTGTAATCTTTTTTGACAAAATTGATGAATTTCCACAATTAAATAATAACATTAGTCTTGTAGCTAATTTCCTAGAGAGTTTATTTAAAGACACTACAATTTTGATGGATTGCCATTATTCCATTGTATTTAGTATTTGGGATGCAATTAAACCAGAACTAACAAACAAAGGGGTCCGGTTTGATAAAATTAAACCGATTGATATTACATGGAGTAATGAAGAGATTAAGAGAATTGTAGAAAAAAGGATATCATATTTTAGTCGAGGAAGGATAGTATTGGATTCTTTAATTAGGAATCAGAACAAAATTGATGACCTTATTAATTTATCTAATCATTCACCTAGATACGTTTTTCGATTGTTTTCATATATATATGATTGCCAGTCTGATAAAGATGATATGGCACAAGCATTTGAATCTTGTATTATAGATAAGGGAGTGCTGCTGTTTTGTCAGAATTTTGATTATTACGCAATATATCCAAGGTCAATGGGGAAAGTAGATGTTATCACAAATATTAATCGCTTGTTAAAAATAGGTAAAACGATTATCAAAACGAATGATTATGTTTCCACATATAAAGTAAGTACTCCTACAGCTATTTCGTATATTAGAATAGCTTTGAATTATAATCTTATTAAGGAGCTTCCAGAAACAGATAAAGGGGCAAAGCAATATACAATTAATGATCCTGTTATTAGTCATTTAATTGAAGCTGGAATCACAGAATTGAGGAAGTAG
- a CDS encoding ATP-dependent DNA helicase: protein MELTQQQKHVLDAIKKFMESDAAVFILCGYAGTGKTTMIKQMADYISTIRPITLMAPTGRAARVLHLKTGYEAYTIHRVIYDKASLAVKPVTDIADSEFKLHFPISFNIRNLVAIVDEASMVCARQVKQELFEFGTDNLMDDLLTYARPSSGGKIIFVGDPAQLPPVGDPVSQALNESYFEAKGLKVMTAELTEILRQKGDSMILKNALQIRNLLEKDKRNRLVFAEKTGEVECLSSGELLDKYLETRKQNGANNTVVICYSNSDAAQYNQAIRQRIYEEANPPLKEGEVLMVVQNNFYLDRMNGEFIPVLHTGEKVQQSAPVYVQEGGNKVRKIITLEFMRIQIPDSSGHPVSCFLLLNLLNNRMSNLSIDECRALYINFCMRHPHLKQGTKEFADALEADAYYNCLKAKYGYAVTGHKCQGGEWDCVFVDYTGRTGLSNDCLRWAYTATTRARRTLYIANLPHITPFSKFRIEPLQACSKINEECRIIGKITPSPFHEASAPDYLQAKWMCIQHNMEWSPYKIAQIISKPYQEIYYIQTPQGLERYDIRYKKGGIFLPAVPQTPSEHSVMVCTMLNDEHSMPLVFDYVPSNQIHEELYRLIRSACDSLDIQITNVVEHPEDYSVIFYFRTSGTLSYLKIYINEQGFVTYAKPMSLAGKDDGELKMLIEEIQNYFI, encoded by the coding sequence ATGGAATTGACACAACAACAAAAGCACGTATTAGATGCGATAAAAAAGTTTATGGAGAGTGATGCCGCCGTTTTCATTCTTTGCGGATATGCTGGTACGGGTAAAACGACCATGATTAAACAGATGGCGGACTATATATCTACGATTCGGCCGATAACCTTAATGGCTCCTACCGGTCGGGCCGCCCGAGTTCTACACCTCAAAACGGGATATGAAGCCTATACCATTCACCGGGTCATATACGATAAGGCATCGCTGGCCGTAAAACCGGTAACCGATATTGCCGATTCGGAATTTAAGCTACACTTTCCCATATCTTTCAATATCCGTAATTTGGTAGCTATTGTCGACGAGGCCTCCATGGTCTGTGCCCGTCAAGTCAAACAAGAGCTATTCGAATTTGGCACCGACAATTTAATGGACGATTTGTTGACCTATGCACGTCCTTCGTCTGGTGGAAAAATTATTTTTGTAGGAGATCCGGCTCAGTTACCCCCGGTTGGTGACCCTGTTTCCCAAGCATTGAACGAATCCTATTTTGAAGCCAAGGGATTAAAGGTAATGACTGCAGAGTTGACCGAGATTCTCAGACAAAAGGGGGACAGCATGATTTTGAAAAATGCCCTGCAAATAAGGAATCTTTTGGAGAAAGACAAACGCAACCGATTGGTATTTGCCGAGAAAACGGGCGAGGTTGAATGCCTATCCTCGGGCGAACTGCTCGACAAATATCTGGAAACGAGGAAACAAAACGGAGCCAACAACACCGTAGTCATCTGCTATTCCAATAGTGATGCCGCACAATATAATCAGGCTATCCGACAAAGGATATATGAAGAAGCGAATCCTCCCTTAAAAGAGGGAGAGGTACTTATGGTTGTGCAGAATAATTTTTACTTGGACCGAATGAATGGTGAGTTCATTCCCGTATTGCACACAGGAGAAAAAGTGCAGCAGTCGGCTCCGGTATATGTACAAGAGGGCGGGAATAAGGTTCGAAAAATTATCACGTTGGAATTCATGCGCATTCAAATACCCGATTCGTCGGGCCATCCCGTGAGTTGCTTCTTATTGTTAAATCTGTTGAATAATCGAATGTCGAACTTGAGCATAGATGAGTGTAGAGCCTTGTATATCAATTTTTGCATGCGTCATCCTCATCTGAAACAAGGTACGAAGGAATTTGCCGATGCCCTGGAAGCCGACGCGTATTACAACTGCTTGAAAGCGAAATATGGTTACGCGGTAACCGGTCATAAATGTCAAGGCGGAGAGTGGGACTGCGTATTTGTCGACTATACCGGACGAACTGGATTGAGTAACGATTGCTTGCGTTGGGCATATACCGCAACAACCAGGGCAAGACGCACCTTGTATATAGCCAATTTACCTCACATAACTCCTTTTTCCAAATTTCGCATCGAGCCCCTGCAAGCCTGTTCAAAAATCAATGAAGAGTGCAGAATTATCGGCAAAATCACCCCCTCGCCCTTTCACGAAGCTTCTGCGCCCGATTATTTGCAGGCCAAGTGGATGTGCATTCAGCACAATATGGAATGGTCGCCCTATAAAATAGCGCAGATCATCAGCAAACCCTATCAGGAAATCTACTATATACAAACACCTCAAGGCCTGGAGCGTTATGATATCCGATATAAAAAGGGCGGTATTTTTCTACCGGCCGTACCTCAAACACCATCGGAACATAGTGTAATGGTCTGCACGATGCTGAACGATGAGCACTCCATGCCTTTGGTCTTCGACTATGTGCCCTCCAATCAGATTCATGAGGAGCTGTATCGACTGATACGCTCGGCATGCGACAGCCTGGACATTCAGATTACCAATGTAGTAGAGCACCCCGAAGATTACAGTGTAATCTTCTACTTCCGCACATCTGGCACACTGTCGTATCTGAAAATATATATCAACGAACAAGGCTTCGTCACTTATGCCAAGCCGATGTCATTAGCCGGGAAAGATGATGGTGAACTGAAAATGCTGATAGAGGAAATACAAAATTATTTCATATAG
- a CDS encoding tetratricopeptide repeat protein, with translation MATLKEITALCKAGQPESAYAIAKADWSVSPQNIWSQRGMGWALYYLIKLDVEEKRQSDFWAHLEELVNLDLLTPENDPLIFDTTLWCITEFIKGLSPEKPDDLDHLFSLIRKYSFNPSKGYSFLLKVCLNFETWEKWAEFLEWWNMDKLLPEDYQPVKLKNGRSIISLSERTYIAYAKVLLKLNDRERIGVFLPKIEKLMDDYPSMLYPGYFCGKLMLAMGAEKDEALESVLPFVRKKKSEFWVWQLLSEIYQNESEIHLACLLRAIHCKTQETFLGKVRMKLAAAYLQKKDYPRAKFQIEQIVQCYTSQKWRLPHEVQNWLKEPWAQQGTSDGSDGMDYKQPTDAILLHGTNEDIAIVTYIDPNKKLAAIVYGYKQRRMVKLSNLPQKVRVGSIIKLYWLPVNEKDMNIVKTRFIESSALKDTSYIQSLTGLVERIPDRLFAFVKGNGIECFIPPHMVHTYRLENSDCITALAVYNYNKKKQEWSWSCVSLTPKKK, from the coding sequence ATGGCTACCCTGAAAGAGATAACGGCCTTGTGCAAAGCGGGCCAGCCCGAGTCGGCTTATGCAATAGCCAAAGCCGATTGGAGCGTTTCGCCTCAAAATATATGGTCCCAACGTGGCATGGGCTGGGCACTGTATTATTTAATCAAGTTGGATGTCGAAGAGAAGAGACAATCCGATTTTTGGGCACATCTGGAAGAATTGGTGAACCTCGATCTGCTTACACCAGAAAACGATCCGCTCATTTTCGACACGACCCTGTGGTGTATCACCGAGTTCATAAAAGGGCTGTCTCCCGAAAAGCCCGACGACCTGGACCACCTATTCTCCCTCATACGGAAATACTCGTTCAACCCGTCCAAAGGATACTCCTTCCTGCTAAAGGTCTGTTTGAATTTCGAAACTTGGGAGAAGTGGGCCGAATTTCTTGAATGGTGGAACATGGACAAACTGCTGCCCGAAGATTATCAACCGGTTAAACTGAAGAACGGACGGAGCATAATCTCTTTGTCCGAACGAACCTATATCGCTTATGCCAAAGTCTTGCTGAAGTTAAACGACCGGGAGCGAATCGGAGTTTTCCTACCTAAAATAGAAAAACTAATGGACGACTATCCGTCGATGCTTTATCCCGGATACTTCTGCGGAAAACTGATGCTGGCCATGGGTGCCGAGAAAGATGAGGCTCTGGAGAGTGTATTACCATTTGTCCGGAAAAAGAAATCGGAATTCTGGGTATGGCAACTACTCAGTGAAATCTATCAAAACGAGAGCGAGATACACCTGGCCTGCCTGTTGAGGGCCATACATTGCAAAACCCAGGAAACATTCTTAGGGAAAGTCCGCATGAAACTCGCCGCAGCCTATTTACAGAAAAAAGACTATCCGCGTGCCAAATTTCAGATAGAGCAAATTGTACAATGCTATACCAGTCAGAAATGGCGTTTACCACACGAAGTTCAAAACTGGCTAAAAGAACCGTGGGCACAACAGGGCACTAGCGATGGCAGCGACGGTATGGACTACAAGCAACCGACCGACGCCATCTTGCTGCATGGAACCAACGAAGATATCGCCATCGTCACTTATATAGACCCGAACAAAAAACTGGCAGCAATCGTATATGGCTACAAACAACGAAGAATGGTGAAACTCTCCAACCTACCCCAGAAGGTAAGGGTTGGATCAATCATCAAGCTATACTGGCTGCCCGTGAATGAAAAGGATATGAATATTGTGAAAACCCGTTTTATCGAATCATCGGCCTTGAAAGATACTTCGTATATCCAATCACTGACGGGACTTGTCGAAAGAATCCCCGACCGATTGTTCGCTTTTGTCAAGGGGAACGGAATAGAATGTTTCATTCCTCCGCACATGGTCCACACATATCGCCTGGAGAACAGCGATTGCATCACCGCATTAGCCGTATATAACTACAACAAGAAAAAACAGGAGTGGAGTTGGAGTTGTGTCTCTCTAACCCCCAAAAAGAAATAG